The Meriones unguiculatus strain TT.TT164.6M chromosome 1, Bangor_MerUng_6.1, whole genome shotgun sequence genome has a segment encoding these proteins:
- the Zfand5 gene encoding AN1-type zinc finger protein 5, whose protein sequence is MAQETNQTPGPMLCSTGCGFYGNPRTNGMCSVCYKEHLQRQQNSGRMSPMGTASGSNSPTSDSASVQRADASLNNCEGAAGSTSEKTRNVPVAALPVTQQMTEMSISREDKITTPKTEVSEPVVTQPSPSVSQPSTSQSEEKAPELPKPKKNRCFMCRKKVGLTGFDCRCGNLFCGLHRYSDKHNCPYDYKAEAAAKIRKENPVVVAEKIQRI, encoded by the exons ATGGCTCAGGAGACTAACCAGACTCCAGGGCCCATGCTGTGTAGTACAGGATGTGGCTTTTATGGGAATCCTAGGACAAATGGAATGTGTTCTGTTTGCTACAAAGAACATCTTCAGAGACAACAGAATAGTGGCAGAATGAGCCCAATGG ggacAGCTAGTGGTTCCAACAGCCCTACCTCAGATTCTGCATCTGTACAGAGAGCAGATGCTAGTTTAAACAACTGTGAAGGTGCTGCTGGCAGCACATCTGAAAAAACAAG AAATGTGCCTGTGGCTGCCTTGCCTGTAACTCAACAAATGACAGAAATGAGCATTTCAAGAGAGGACAAAATAACTACCCCGAAAACAGAGGTGTCAGAGCCAG TTGTCACTCAGCCCAGTCCATCAGTTTCTCAGCCCAGTACTTCTCAAAGTGAAGAAAAAGCTCCTGAGTTGCCCAAACCAAAGAAGAACAGATGTTTTATGTGTAGAAAGAAAGTTGGCCTTACAG GATTTGACTGCCGATGTGGAAATTTGTTTTGTGGACTTCACCGTTACTCTGACAAGCACAACTGTCCATATGATTACAAAGCAGAAGCTGCAGCAAAAATCAGAAAAGAGAATCCAGTTGTTGTGGCTGAAAAAATCCAGAGAATATAA